In Ovis aries strain OAR_USU_Benz2616 breed Rambouillet chromosome 8, ARS-UI_Ramb_v3.0, whole genome shotgun sequence, a single window of DNA contains:
- the LOC132660263 gene encoding uncharacterized protein LOC132660263 codes for MEVCDVVHKTGSKTIPKKKKCRKAKWLSEETLQIAVKRREVKSKEGKERYKHLNAEFQRIARRDKKAFLSDQCEETEENNRMGKTRDLFKKIRDTKGTFHAKMGLIKDRNGMDLTEAEDIKKRWQEYTEEMYKKELHDPDNHDGVITLLKPDILECEVKWALGSITTSKASGGDGIPVELFQILKDDAVKVLHSVCQHIWKTQQWPQDWKRSVFIPIPKKGNAKECSNYRTIAFISHASKVMLKILQARLQQYVNHELPDVQAGFRKGRGTRDQIANICWIMEKAREFQKTSISALLTMPKPLTVWITINCGKF; via the coding sequence atggaggtttgtgatgtTGTACAcaagacagggagcaagaccatccccaagaaaaagaaatgcagaaaagcaaaatggctgtctgaggagaccttgcaaatagctgtgaaaagaagggaagtgaaaagcaaagaaggaaaggaaagatataagcatctgaatgcagagttccaaagaatagcaaggagagacaagaaagccttcctcagtgatcagtgtgaagaaacagaggaaaacaatagaatgggaaagactagagatctcttcaagaaaattagagataccaagggaacatttcatgcaaagatgggcttgataaaggacagaaatggtatggacctaacagaagcagaagatattaagaagaggtggcaagaatacacagaagaaatgtacaaaaaagagcttcatgacccagataatcacgatggtgtgatcactctcctaaagccagacatcctggaatgtgaagtcaagtgggccttaggaagcatcactacgagcaaagctagtggaggtgatggaattccagtggagctatttcaaatcctgaaagatgatgctgtgaaagtgctgcactcagtatgccagcacatttggaaaactcagcagtggccacaggactggaaaaggtcagttttcattccaatcccaaagaaaggcaatgccaaagaatgctcaaactaccgcacaattgcattcatctcacatgctagtaaagtaatgctcaaaattctccaagccaggcttcagcaatacgtgaaccatgaacttccagatgttcaagctggttttagaaaaggcagaggaaccagagatcaaattgccaacatctgctggatcatggaaaaagcaagagagttccagaaaacatctatttctgctttattgactatgccaaagcctttgactgtgtggatcacaataaactgtggaaaattctga